From the Sebastes fasciatus isolate fSebFas1 chromosome 3, fSebFas1.pri, whole genome shotgun sequence genome, one window contains:
- the clgn gene encoding calmegin isoform X1, which translates to MCACVMPICRDSLALYRVPLLPLLPLSRPSCHPSSIFSSPTGHGGPRLGDTSGTNAQHTSSSGEAAFTETFSLKMKLDRGWMWCMLLLCSLAVAAVAAQEKNLEIDVSDVDEDMGLDEEELKVLMAEEEEEEEEEEEEEEATVMDEDHSDETDGTASAGMDANVSFQVTYKTPVPTGEVYFAETFDDGSLHSWHLSKTVKGDADDDIAKYDGKWAVEQLKENKVPGDQGLVLKSRAKHHAISAMLNKPFVFQDEPVVIQYEVNFQDGIDCGGAYIKLLSDTGKLNLEQFHDRTPYTLMFGPDKCGEDYKLHFIFRHQNPLNKDTEEKHAKRADVDLKKFYTDKKTHLYTLVLNPDNSYEMFIDQSSVSRGSLLHDVVPPVNPPKEIDDPNDSKPEDWDERAKIPDPEAVKPDDWDEDAPAKIEDPDALKPEGWLDDEPGFVPDPNAEKPEDWDEEMDGEWEAPQIPNPACETAPACGEWKRPKINNPQYKGKWKAPLVDNPNYQGVWKPRKIDNPDYFEDLQPFRMTPFKAVGLELWSMTSDIYFDNFIITSHKEVADRWASDSWGLKKLVASANEPGIFAQLMIAAEERPWLWVIYILTVGLPIGLAVLFCWPKKSDDDYVYKKVDPPRADVEEEEEEEEEEEEEDEEEEEEEEEAAAAEEEDKAAEAKEGAPAAVTEEEEENEVDAGGDNLEGDDDEEEEEDEEEEEEEEEEEEEKRRAELLREH; encoded by the exons ATGTGCGCATGCGTCATGCCCATTTGCAGGGACTCGCTCGCACTCTACCGCGTCCCGTTATTACCGTTATTACCGTTATCCAGGCCAAGCTGTCATCCTAGTTCCATCTTCTCCAGCCCAACCGGACACGGTGGGCCTCGCCTCGGTGATACTAGCGGGACAAACGCACAACATACTTCCTCAAGTGGAGAAGCAGCTTTTACTGAGACCTTTTCTCTCAAG ATGAAGTTGGACAGGGGTTGGATGTGGTGCATGCTGCTCCTGTGCTCCCTGGCTGTGGCAGCTGTAGCGGCCCAGGAGAAGAATTTGGAGATTGATGTTTCAGATGTTGATGAAGACATGGGGTTGGACGAGGAGGAATTAAAGGTTCTGAtggcagaagaggaggaggaggaggaggaggaggaggaagaagaggaggcgaCAGTGATGGATGAAGATCACTCTGATGAGACAGACGGCACAGCAAGTGCTGGAATGGATGCAAATGTCTCCTTCCAG GTAACATACAAGACTCCTGTTCCCACTGGAGAGGTCTACTTTGCAGAGACATTTGATGATGGATCACTGCACAG TTGGCATCTGTCAAAGACGGTGAAGGGGGATGCAGATGATGACATCGCCAAATATGACG GGAAGTGggctgtggagcagctgaagGAGAACAAAGTTCCAGGAGACCAGGGTCTGGTGCTCAAGTCCCGGGCCAAACACCACGCTATCTCTGCAATGCTGAACAAACCCTTTGTCTTCCAAGATGAACCTGTGGTCATACA GTATGAGGTGAATTTCCAGGATGGTATCGACTGTGGTGGAGCATACATCAAACTGCTTTCAGACACTGGCAAACTCAATCTA GAGCAATTCCATGACCGTACACCCTACACCCTCATGTTTGGACCAGACAAGTGTGGCGAGGACTACAAGCTGCATTTCATCTTCCGCCACCAGAATCCTCTGAACAAAGACACGGAGGAGAAGCATGCCAAGAGGGCTGATGTCGACCTCAAGAAGTTCTACACTGACAAGAAGACTCACCTCTACACTTTGG TCCTGAACCCAGACAACAGCTACGAGATGTTCATTGACCAGTCTAGTGTTAGCCGCGGCAGCCTGCTGCATGACGTGGTACCTCCAGTCAACCCACCCAAAGAGATAGACGATCCCAATGACTCCAAGCCGGAGGACTGGGATGAGCGGGCCAAGATTCCTGACCCTGAGGCTGTCAAGCCTGACGACTG GGATGAAGATGCTCCAGCAAAGATTGAGGACCCTGACGCTTTGAAGCCGGAGGGCTGGCTGGACGATGAACCAGGGTTTGTCCCCGATCCTAACGCTGAGAAACCAGAGGACTG GGACgaggagatggatggagagtgGGAAGCCCCGCAGATTCCTAACCCAGCCTGCGAGACGGCCCCCGCCTGTGGGGAGTGGAAGCGTCCCAAGATCAATAACCCTCAGTACAAGGGCAAGTGGAAAGCCCCTCTGGTGGACAATCCCAACTATCAG GGAGTCTGGAAGCCGCGTAAGATCGATAACCCGGACTATTTTGAGGACCTGCAGCCGTTCAGGATGACACCTTTCAAGGCTGTGGGCTTGGAGTTGTGGTCCATGACCTCAGATATCTACTTTGACAACTTCATTATCACCTCTCACAAGGAGGTGGCCGACCGCTGGGCCTCTGACAGCTGGGGGCTGAAGAAACTGGTGGCTAGCGCTAACGAG CCGGGGATTTTTGCTCAGCTGATGATTGCTGCAGAGGAACGGCCGTGGCTCTGGGTGATCTACATCCTGACAGTTGGCCTGCCTATAGGACTGGCTGTGCTCTTCTGCTGGCCAAAG AAATCAGATGACGACTACGTATACAAGAAGGTGGATCCTCCTCGGGCTGAtgtagaagaagaggaagaggaggaggaggaagaagaagaagaagacgaagaagaagaagaagaagaagaggaggcagcagcagcagaagaggaAGACAAAGCAGCTGAGGCTAAAGAAGGAGCACCAGCAGCAG taacagaagaggaggaggagaatgaagTCGATGCAGGAGGTGACAATCTagagggtgatgatgatgaggaagaagaggaggatgaggaggaggaggaggaggaggaggaggaggaggaggagaagaggagagcagagctCCTGAGAGAACATTAG
- the clgn gene encoding calmegin isoform X2, translating into MCACVMPICRDSLALYRVPLLPLLPLSRPSCHPSSIFSSPTGHGGPRLGDTSGTNAQHTSSSGEAAFTETFSLKMKLDRGWMWCMLLLCSLAVAAVAAQEKNLEIDVSDVDEDMGLDEEELKVLMAEEEEEEEEEEEEEEATVMDEDHSDETDGTASAGMDANVSFQVTYKTPVPTGEVYFAETFDDGSLHSWHLSKTVKGDADDDIAKYDGKWAVEQLKENKVPGDQGLVLKSRAKHHAISAMLNKPFVFQDEPVVIQYEVNFQDGIDCGGAYIKLLSDTGKLNLEQFHDRTPYTLMFGPDKCGEDYKLHFIFRHQNPLNKDTEEKHAKRADVDLKKFYTDKKTHLYTLVLNPDNSYEMFIDQSSVSRGSLLHDVVPPVNPPKEIDDPNDSKPEDWDERAKIPDPEAVKPDDWDEDAPAKIEDPDALKPEGWLDDEPGFVPDPNAEKPEDWDEEMDGEWEAPQIPNPACETAPACGEWKRPKINNPQYKGKWKAPLVDNPNYQGVWKPRKIDNPDYFEDLQPFRMTPFKAVGLELWSMTSDIYFDNFIITSHKEVADRWASDSWGLKKLVASANEPGIFAQLMIAAEERPWLWVIYILTVGLPIGLAVLFCWPKKSDDDYVYKKVDPPRADVEEEEEEEEEEEEEDEEEEEEEEEAAAAEEEDKAAEAKEGAPAAEEEEENEVDAGGDNLEGDDDEEEEEDEEEEEEEEEEEEEKRRAELLREH; encoded by the exons ATGTGCGCATGCGTCATGCCCATTTGCAGGGACTCGCTCGCACTCTACCGCGTCCCGTTATTACCGTTATTACCGTTATCCAGGCCAAGCTGTCATCCTAGTTCCATCTTCTCCAGCCCAACCGGACACGGTGGGCCTCGCCTCGGTGATACTAGCGGGACAAACGCACAACATACTTCCTCAAGTGGAGAAGCAGCTTTTACTGAGACCTTTTCTCTCAAG ATGAAGTTGGACAGGGGTTGGATGTGGTGCATGCTGCTCCTGTGCTCCCTGGCTGTGGCAGCTGTAGCGGCCCAGGAGAAGAATTTGGAGATTGATGTTTCAGATGTTGATGAAGACATGGGGTTGGACGAGGAGGAATTAAAGGTTCTGAtggcagaagaggaggaggaggaggaggaggaggaggaagaagaggaggcgaCAGTGATGGATGAAGATCACTCTGATGAGACAGACGGCACAGCAAGTGCTGGAATGGATGCAAATGTCTCCTTCCAG GTAACATACAAGACTCCTGTTCCCACTGGAGAGGTCTACTTTGCAGAGACATTTGATGATGGATCACTGCACAG TTGGCATCTGTCAAAGACGGTGAAGGGGGATGCAGATGATGACATCGCCAAATATGACG GGAAGTGggctgtggagcagctgaagGAGAACAAAGTTCCAGGAGACCAGGGTCTGGTGCTCAAGTCCCGGGCCAAACACCACGCTATCTCTGCAATGCTGAACAAACCCTTTGTCTTCCAAGATGAACCTGTGGTCATACA GTATGAGGTGAATTTCCAGGATGGTATCGACTGTGGTGGAGCATACATCAAACTGCTTTCAGACACTGGCAAACTCAATCTA GAGCAATTCCATGACCGTACACCCTACACCCTCATGTTTGGACCAGACAAGTGTGGCGAGGACTACAAGCTGCATTTCATCTTCCGCCACCAGAATCCTCTGAACAAAGACACGGAGGAGAAGCATGCCAAGAGGGCTGATGTCGACCTCAAGAAGTTCTACACTGACAAGAAGACTCACCTCTACACTTTGG TCCTGAACCCAGACAACAGCTACGAGATGTTCATTGACCAGTCTAGTGTTAGCCGCGGCAGCCTGCTGCATGACGTGGTACCTCCAGTCAACCCACCCAAAGAGATAGACGATCCCAATGACTCCAAGCCGGAGGACTGGGATGAGCGGGCCAAGATTCCTGACCCTGAGGCTGTCAAGCCTGACGACTG GGATGAAGATGCTCCAGCAAAGATTGAGGACCCTGACGCTTTGAAGCCGGAGGGCTGGCTGGACGATGAACCAGGGTTTGTCCCCGATCCTAACGCTGAGAAACCAGAGGACTG GGACgaggagatggatggagagtgGGAAGCCCCGCAGATTCCTAACCCAGCCTGCGAGACGGCCCCCGCCTGTGGGGAGTGGAAGCGTCCCAAGATCAATAACCCTCAGTACAAGGGCAAGTGGAAAGCCCCTCTGGTGGACAATCCCAACTATCAG GGAGTCTGGAAGCCGCGTAAGATCGATAACCCGGACTATTTTGAGGACCTGCAGCCGTTCAGGATGACACCTTTCAAGGCTGTGGGCTTGGAGTTGTGGTCCATGACCTCAGATATCTACTTTGACAACTTCATTATCACCTCTCACAAGGAGGTGGCCGACCGCTGGGCCTCTGACAGCTGGGGGCTGAAGAAACTGGTGGCTAGCGCTAACGAG CCGGGGATTTTTGCTCAGCTGATGATTGCTGCAGAGGAACGGCCGTGGCTCTGGGTGATCTACATCCTGACAGTTGGCCTGCCTATAGGACTGGCTGTGCTCTTCTGCTGGCCAAAG AAATCAGATGACGACTACGTATACAAGAAGGTGGATCCTCCTCGGGCTGAtgtagaagaagaggaagaggaggaggaggaagaagaagaagaagacgaagaagaagaagaagaagaagaggaggcagcagcagcagaagaggaAGACAAAGCAGCTGAGGCTAAAGAAGGAGCACCAGCAGCAG aagaggaggaggagaatgaagTCGATGCAGGAGGTGACAATCTagagggtgatgatgatgaggaagaagaggaggatgaggaggaggaggaggaggaggaggaggaggaggaggagaagaggagagcagagctCCTGAGAGAACATTAG